TTCCGCAAATGAAGATGATTGATATGGCCTACCGGACGAGTGGGCTTGGGCCAAGACCGACTAGTGAGTACCGCTAGAGTCTGGGCCATCTTGGTTTCCTTAGGCTTGTAGAATAATAAAATACAATGTCGTCACATTGCGTTGGTGTCGTGCATGGATATATATTCCGCATACCCACTCAGTACGAACACTGGTCACATCTCTACATGTTCTAGTTAGAAAAACAATCTATTGTCCTGGACAATGTAAGTTTACTCCCAATCCCTCCTTTCCATCTCGATATCCCCCAATGCCCTCCAAAACCTCTCCAACCCCTCCACTAACGCCGCTTTCCCTACAGTGAACGTTATCCGAAACCACCCAAACTCTTCCGGCATATACACATTCCCTGGCGCAATCATAACACCATTTTCCATACAGATATCTGCAATCCTCATCTCACGCTGTTTGTAAATACTAGCATCGGGAGATGTAACCCTCAATGCGCTATAGTCATACCCCGACTGCACCGATTTGGATAGAAGTAAATGGCGAAGATCGATCCATATAAACAGACCCGCATTCCTGACTCGTTAGTCAGATGCCAAGCTCATCTAGGGATGAAACTCACATCTCGAAGTAACAGATCCCTCGTAGTCGGAAAAACGACGTCGCAATAGTATGATTCTCAGCCATGAGGTTGGTCTTCTTCAGCATAAACCCTCTCATCCACTGTCTGTCTTCGAGTATAGCAGCCCAGACATCTTGGAGGAGATGCGGTGACCAGGAAAACATACTACATGTTTGATTAGAGTGGAGCCAATGCGAAAAGTAAACCATCTGGACCAACCTGATACTCGACATCGCGCCTATAATGCCTTCATTGTTCGTACAGATGAAACCCAGACGTAGCCCGTTGGCGCAGAAGTCTTTGCTTGCGCCGTATAGTATGTGGATGAGGTTTGGGTCGATGATGTCGCGGAGGTCGAAGGAGAGGGTGGAAATAAATGGGACCGGGATTGGGATTGCGGGATTAGGAAAGACGGACTGTGCGTAGATCTCGTCAGAGATGAAGTGTAGGCCATGCTTGCCGCAGAAGGAGGCAAATTCTTTTAGGGTCTCGGGGGGCTTTAACAGTTAGTTTCAGATGATGCGTTAAGCAAGAGAGGACCGACGAACATAACATCTCCCCAACGGATTATGTGGGCTAATTCCGTTAGTGAATCCATCCATTAATCAATTGACATGGGTGCAACCAACTTCGAAACCAAAACAGCCCGAACAAGAATGCCCTCACTCTCAGCCCTTCTCAACGCACTCTCAAGCGCCCTCCTGTTCACCCCCGGGGAAAACAAATCTTCAAGACCCTTATATCCCTCAATCCCCTCATACGTAACACCCACAATACGCGCATTACTTCGATTCAACATATCGAAATGAAAGCCGTTGTATAATGGCTGCGGGATGAGGATACCCTCTCCATCATTGCAAATCGCCCAAGCCAACGCGTCGATGGCACTGGCTACACCGGGTGTGATGAAGATATTATCTGCTGTGATTACATCACGTGAATGGAACTCCTCGGTTAGAAATGACGCTGCTGTATTTCGGAGACGGCGTGAGCCGCGCGGTCCGGTACTGTAAGTTAGGTGGTTGAGAGGATGGACTTTGGCCTATCCTTATTTACACCTTTAAGTAAGATGGCACATGAGGTGAGATAGAAATACGAACCTGCGCATTAATGAATTCTGCGATTTCATCGTGCATGAGACTATTCTCAGCGAGACGGAGGATGACGCTGTTCTGTCAGTCTTGATTGGTTACTCTAATGTATGCGGATTGGACTCACGTTCCATTAGGGTTATTCGGTGACCATGGATCTCCCATATACTTCTGCCGCGGACCCCATATATCGCGATATAGATAATTTTGGGCGCCTCGGCTGGATAAGTGGTGACTAGCTATCGCTGTGTCAATGGGCGCTTGGCCGATTGAGCCCATGTTGGTAAGTTGCGCAACAGTAAGCCTGGATGGATATATAAAAAAAGTGTGGAGGTGGAGCTCATATATATGTACTGCTAGACAACTAAAAAATGGCTATGGCTGTTTTGTTCGATCGAGATAAAAATGGTATCCACCTGTGTCGACAGAAGGCGTACGGAATACAATGTGGGGCAGGTCATTTAACCTAGGCGAGCTTTTAGAGACAAGTCGCCGAGGCTACTCGAAACATCGAGCTACATTTGTCCGAGTAGAACTGAAGTCCATGGTTACTTGCATTAGTTGCGTTAATATAACATAGGGCATGCATGTCGCTGTGCAGGAGCGAGTTCAACCATGTAACGTGGGCCGGAGGAATGATGTCTGATACAAATGgatcaatatattcccaaTATATCTAACCTAATATCGGAATAATGGATATCTACTCGCTATGTTCTGTAGTCCTTGAAAGACCTAGCCTTCTTCGCCACAAGCCCTTAATACAGTCTTCATGACCATGTCGGCGATATAATACTCGGCTTTATAATCAGCAGGAATCAAGGTACCTGTATAATATGCTATTTAATTAGCGTATTATTTGTCTATTAACAATGAACTAGCACGCATTATGAAGCAAACCGTTGATGAGGAGAAAGCTCTGCATGCCGAGGAAGAGGCCGACAGCCAACCCCCGGAGAATCTAACGAGAGCCGACCATGACCAGTACGAGGTCTCATTCGATGGAGACCATGACCCAATGTGCCCCCGAAGTATGTCGTTAGCGCGGAAGTGGATTATTGTGGTTATTGTTTGTATGGGGAGTTCATGCGTGTAAGCCAACCCGCATCTCCAAAGTCCCATCGAAACCAATTACTGATGGACGAAGGACATGCACCAGTTCAATATACACAACAACCTACCCCCAAATAACAACCGCCTTCGCCACCCCACCGATAATCGAAGCCCTCGGGCTCTCATCCTTTGTCCTAGGAATCGCCTTCGGCCCCCTCCTAACAAGCCCCCTAAGCGAGTCTTACGGCAGACGGCCCATCTATCTCATCTCTTGGTCCCTATTCATCATCTGGACAATACCCTCCGCCGTTGCTCGAAACATCAAAACAATCATCATAACCCGTTTCTTTAGCGGGTTTGTTGGGGGCACGTTCTTATCTGTTGCGGGTGGGACTGTGGGCGATGTGTTCTCAAGAGATGAGATACAGACTCCGATGGGGATTGTATCGTCAGCGCCATTCGTAGGCCCTTCGCTTGGGCCTGTTGCGGGTGGGTTTGTGAATTATTGGTTGTGTTGGAGGTGGACGTACTATATCATGATTATGTGGGCTGGGGTCATATGGTTTGCGATTGTTT
This sequence is a window from Aspergillus chevalieri M1 DNA, chromosome 5, nearly complete sequence. Protein-coding genes within it:
- a CDS encoding uncharacterized protein (COG:T;~EggNog:ENOG410PKRQ;~InterPro:IPR004839,IPR015424,IPR015421,IPR015422;~PFAM:PF00155;~go_function: GO:0003824 - catalytic activity [Evidence IEA];~go_function: GO:0030170 - pyridoxal phosphate binding [Evidence IEA];~go_process: GO:0009058 - biosynthetic process [Evidence IEA]) — its product is MGSIGQAPIDTAIASHHLSSRGAQNYLYRDIWGPRQKYMGDPWSPNNPNGTVILRLAENSLMHDEIAEFINAQAKVHPLNHLTYSTGPRGSRRLRNTAASFLTEEFHSRDVITADNIFITPGVASAIDALAWAICNDGEGILIPQPLYNGFHFDMLNRSNARIVGVTYEGIEGYKGLEDLFSPGVNRRALESALRRAESEGILVRAVLVSNPHNPLGRCYPPETLKEFASFCGKHGLHFISDEIYAQSVFPNPAIPIPVPFISTLSFDLRDIIDPNLIHILYGASKDFCANGLRLGFICTNNEGIIGAMSSISMFSWSPHLLQDVWAAILEDRQWMRGFMLKKTNLMAENHTIATSFFRLRGICYFEMNAGLFIWIDLRHLLLSKSVQSGYDYSALRVTSPDASIYKQREMRIADICMENGVMIAPGNVYMPEEFGWFRITFTVGKAALVEGLERFWRALGDIEMERRDWE